Proteins from a genomic interval of Lolium perenne isolate Kyuss_39 chromosome 1, Kyuss_2.0, whole genome shotgun sequence:
- the LOC127330592 gene encoding protein ALP1-like, producing the protein MEMNSDDSMSLSSESGWSSSDDSDIEELLQDDDVEMMSLLVDVQEIEDRAKLLDHRRGSVMGREYINRNRGLGHEQLMRDYFAKEHPTYPPRLFRRRYRMRRSLFVKIVNDCEAASDYFKRRRSASGQWGFSAYQKISAAMRVLAYGVPADYTDEYLRIGVQTTTDSVRRFAKLVIRLYGDLYLRAPNEEDTKRLMEMNEKRGWPGMLGSLDCMHWTWKNCPKSWHGMYCGKNKDATIVLEAVSSEDTWIWHAFFGLPGTLNDINVLNRSPLFARLVSGDAPTCNYKVMNHEYSMGYYLTDGIYPEWATLVKSIKEKNGVPLTKKQAHFTRAQEAARKDIERAFGILQARFAIVRGPARFWDKKTLQDIMTCVILHNMIIEDERGLNLPCFYDNVGTRVQPERNPNRVEAFLEAHRAIENANTHCQLRDDLVEHHWQLDGRRQGS; encoded by the coding sequence ATGGAGATGAACTCCGACGACTCCATGTCGTTGTCCTCCGAGTCCGGTTGGTCTTCGTCGGACGATTCGGACATTGAGGAGTTGCTTCAAGACGATGACGTGGAGATGATGAGCCTCCTCGTCGACGTCCAAGAGATCGAAGACCGCGCAAAGCTGTTGGATCATAGGAGAGGATCGGTGATGGGGCGAGAGTACATTAACCGCAACCGTGGTCTCGGGCACGAGCAACTGATGCGAGACTACTTCGCGAAGGAGCATCCTACATACCCACCTCGCCTCTTCCGGAGAAGGTACCGAATGCGCCGTAGTTTGTTTGTGAAGATTGTTAATGATTGTGAGGCCGCCTCGGATTACTTCAAGCGTCGTAGGTCCGCCTCCGGTCAATGGGGGTTTAGTGCTTATCAAAAGATATCGGCGGCAATGCGTGTGCTCGCCTATGGCGTACCCGCGGACTATACCGACGAGTATCTTCGCATTGGTGTACAAACAACCACGGATTCCGTCCGTAGGTTTGCAAAGTTGGTCATCCGGTTGTATGGTGATTTGTATCTTCGGGCACCCAACGAGGAAGATACAAAGAGGTTAATGGAGATGAATGAAAAAAGGGGATGGCCGGGGATGCTTGGTAGTcttgattgcatgcattggacatggaaaaatTGCCCCAAATCATGGCATGGAATGTATTGTGGAAAAAACAAGGATGCAACCATTGTGCTTGAGGCCGTGTCATCGGAGGACACatggatttggcatgcatttttCGGTTTGCCAGGTACACTCAATGATATCAACGTGCTCAATAGATCTCCTTTGTTTGCAAGATTAGTTTCTGGAGATGCTCCAACTTGCAACTACAAGGTCATGAACCATGAGTACTCAATGGGATACTATCTCACCGATGGCATTTATCCCGAGTGGGCAACTCTTGTGAAGTCCATCAAGGAGAAAAATGGTGTGCCCCTAACAAAAAAACAAGCTCATTTCACAAGGGCACAAGAGGCAGCCCGCAAAGATATTGAGAGAGCTTTCGGTAttttgcaagcaaggtttgccatAGTCCGGGGTCCAGCTCGTTTTTGGGACAAGAAGACCTTGCAGGACATCATGACATGTGTGATTCTACACAACATGATCATAGAGGATGAGAGAGGGTTAAACCTCCCTTGcttctatgacaatgttggcacccgTGTGCAACCAGAAAGGAACCCCAATCGCGTAGAAGCTTTTCTTGAAGCACACCGTGCGATTGAGAATGCAAACACTCATTGTCAACTCCGGGATGATCTTGTAGAGCACCATTGGCAGTTGGATGGGCGGCGCCAAGGCTCATGA
- the LOC127330586 gene encoding BTB/POZ and MATH domain-containing protein 5-like, giving the protein MCSSHHTASGSDQPSPERPGWPCHPTTSKIAADTASGQHILKIEGYSGTKFLSNGCSIKSPPFTAAGHRWSIEYYPSGKDRVYKACISLYLVLEEDVTRPVKALVQFGFAAEERRHLVPFFPKKSKTPAPLFKSGELDFFSHGAKGCDKFIERSALEKSKNLRDDSY; this is encoded by the exons ATGTGTAGCTCG CACCACACGGCAAGCGGTAGTGATCAACCTTCGCCGGAGAGACCAGGTTGGCCATGTCATCCCACCACCTCCAAGATTGCCGCGGACACGGCGAGCGGGCAGCACATCCTCAAGATCGAGGGCTACTCCGGCACCAAGTTCCTCTCCAATGGGTGCTCCATCAAGTCTCCCCCTTTCACCGCTGCTGGCCACCGCTGGAGCATCGAATACTACCCGAGCGGTAAAGATCGGGTCTACAAGGCTTGCATCTCTCTCTACCTCGTCCTGGAGGAGGACGTGACCAGGCCGGTGAAGGCGCTGGTCCAGTTCGGGTTTGCGGCGGAGGAGCGTCGCCACCTCGTGCCGTTCTTCCCCAAGAAGAGCAAGACGCCAGCGCCGCTGTTCAAGTCAGGCGAGCTGGATTTCTTCAGCCATGGCGCCAAGGGATGCGACAAGTTCATTGAGAGGAGTGCCCTGGAGAAATCGAAGAATCTGAGGGACGATTCTTACTGA
- the LOC127348074 gene encoding putative UDP-rhamnose:rhamnosyltransferase 1, with amino-acid sequence MDAGSSSTTEPLNIVICPWLAFGHLLPYLELAERLASRGHRVSFVSTPRNLARLPPPRKDVDLVAIPLPRVEGLPEGAESTNDVPDEKRELHWEAFDGLAAPFADFLASACADASKRPHWIIADCFHHWASAAAVAHDVPCAILLPTATMLAAAPHQPPSASAAASVLEEHAAAEAARLAVPCYEREAVSTAYADQCASGMSVADRWFLALDKCMVLAIRSCVEWEPETFKLVAPLLGKPVLPLGLLPPSPDGGRRRAPGSSEDDTTLRWLDAQPPGSVVYVALGSEVPLSVEQVHELALGLELAGVRFLWALRKPTSATVVHDADPLPSGFQDRSTGLVTMGWVPQLSILAHAAVGGFLTHCGRNSLIEGLLFGHPLVMLPIFGDQGPNARQMEAKKAGLQVARDEDDGSFDRHSVAAAVRAVMLDGEAREGFVAGARRMQGVVADKERQERYVEEFVEQLRAYL; translated from the coding sequence ATGGACGCCGGGTCCTCAAGTACGACTGAGCCTCTGAACATCGTGATCTGCCCGTGGCTAGCCTTCGGCCACCTGCTCCCGTACCTGGAGCTGGCCGAGCGCCTGGCGTCGCGCGGTCACCGCGTGTCCTTCGTCTCCACGCCGCGCAACCTcgcccgcctcccgccgccgcgcAAGGATGTCGACCTGGTGGCGATCCCGCTGCCCCGCGTCGAGGGCCTTCCCGAGGGAGCCGAGTCCACCAATGACGTCCCCGACGAGAAGCGGGAGCTCCACTGGGAGGCCTTCGACGGCCTCGCCGCGCCCTTCGCGGACTTCCTCGCCTCGGCGTGCGCCGACGCCAGCAAGAGGCCGCACTGGATCATCGCTGACTGCTTCCACCACTGGGCCTCCGCGGCCGCTGTCGCCCACGACGTGCCGTGCGCGATACTCCTCCCCACCGCCACCATGCTCGCCGCTGCTCCCCATCAGCCACCATCAGCCTCGGCCGCTGCCTCCGTACTCGAAGAGCATGCCGCGGCTGAGGCTGCGCGCCTCGCCGTACCGTGCTACGAGCGGGAGGCTGTGTCAACGGCTTACGCCGACCAGTGCGCGTCGGGCATGTCCGTCGCCGACCGCTGGTTCCTGGCTCTAGACAAGTGCATGGTCCTGGCCATCCGGAGCTGCGTCGAGTGGGAGCCCGAGACGTTCAAGCTGGTGGCGCCGCTCCTCGGAAAACCTGTGCTGCCACTCGGGCTCCTGCCGCCGTCGCCCGACGGAGGCCGGCGCCGCGCCCCCGGATCATCAGAGGACGACACCACCCTGCGATGGCTGGATGCGCAGCCGCCGGGCTCCGTGGTGTACGTGGCTCTGGGTAGCGAGGTGCCGCTGAGCGTGGAGCAGGTGCACGAGCTGGCACTCGGGCTGGAGCTCGCCGGGGTACGCTTCCTCTGGGCACTTCGAAAACCCACTAGCGCCACCGTCGTCCACGACGCCGACCCCCTCCCTTCAGGTTTCCAGGACCGCAGCACCGGGCTGGTGACCATGGGGTGGGTTCCCCAGCTGAGCATCCTGGCGCACGCCGCCGTGGGCGGGTTCCTGACGCACTGCGGCCGGAACTCGCTGATCGAGGGGCTGCTATTCGGGCACCCGCTCGTGATGCTGCCCATCTTCGGCGACCAAGGTCCGAACGCGCGCCAGATGGAGGCGAAGAAGGCGGGGCTGCAGGTGGCGAGGGACGAGGACGACGGGTCGTTCGACCGCCACAGCGTCGCCGCCGCGGTCCGGGCCGTCATGCTGGACGGAGAGGCCAGGGAGGGGTTCGTGGCGGGTGCACGGAGGATGCAGGGGGTCGTGGCCGATAAGGAACGCCAGGAGAGATACGTCGAGGAATTTGTAGAGCAACTCAGAGCTTACCTATGA